One Setaria viridis chromosome 5, Setaria_viridis_v4.0, whole genome shotgun sequence genomic region harbors:
- the LOC117856373 gene encoding LOW QUALITY PROTEIN: F-box/LRR-repeat protein At3g26922 (The sequence of the model RefSeq protein was modified relative to this genomic sequence to represent the inferred CDS: deleted 1 base in 1 codon), which yields MHPNKIELPFPALRPKALLSPLSALPSHLRDDHHGSLLQPLLGLPPFPRRHRGRNPLREADDGVDRISALPDDLRRRIVSRLPVKDAVRTTALSTRWRRLWHSTPLVLYDSHLDPADPGRVTAVDRVLAGHPGPFDTVHLAFFFLFDEHERELGRWSRLLADRGVRDLALVSLPWPTDLVRLPADILRCAELEHLYLGCWRFPDTADLPDGTAVFPCLRELAMVHTFFEDRDLDHMLASSPVLETLALFVSFGKAKHVLLRGQKLKCALVLETMAFELAVVDAPLLERLIMWETSAPSEGDGSLMEVKIAEGASALKVLGYLELGVHMLQIWKRVIKADTNVSPRSMVPSVKILALKVNLGVFKEIQMLVNFIRCFPNIETLHVESARAGEPTGNNYIEFFKELDPIECVQSHIKMMVLHEIYGDLK from the exons atgcATCCCAACAAAATCGAATTGCCATTCCCCGCACTCCGGCCAAAAGCACTCCTCTCCCCCTTGTCTGCCCTTCCCTCCCATCTCCGCGACGACCACCATGGAAGCCTTCTTCAGCCGCTCCTTGGCCTGCCTCCCTTTCCCCGCCGTCACCGTGGACGGAACCCTCTCCGAGAGGCCGACGACGGCGTGGACCGCATCAGCGCCCTCCCCGACGACCTCCGCCGGCGTATCGTCTCCCGCCTCCCCGTCAAGGACGCCGTGCGCACCACGGCGCTCTCCACCCGCTGGCGCCGCCTCTGGCATTCCACGCCGCTCGTCCTCTACGACTCGCACCTCGACCCCGCCGATCCCGGGCGCGTCACCGCCGTCGACCGCGTCCTGGCGGGCCACCCAGGTCCGTTCGACACCGTCCACctcgcctttttttttctcttcgaTGAACACGAACGCGAGCTCGGCCGGTGGTCTCGGCTCCTCGCGGACCGGGGCGTCCGGGACCTCGCCCTCGTCAGCCTACCGTGGCCTACGGATCTGGTGCGCCTCCCCGCCGACATCCTCCGATGCGCGGAGCTCGAGCACCTTTACCTCGGTTGCTGGAGGTTTCCGGACACCGCCGACCTCCCCGACGGCACCGCCGTCTTCCCTTGCCTACGGGAGCTTGCCATGGTCCACACCTTCTTCGAGGACCGCGACCTTGACCATATGCTCGCCTCCAGCCCTGTCCTCGAGACGCTCGCGCTCTTTGTCAGCTTCGGCAAGGCAAAGCATGTCCTCCTCCGTGGCCAAAAGCTCAAGTGCGCGCTCGTCTTGGAGACCATGGCATTCGAGCTCGCGGTGGTGGACGCACCGCTCCTGGAGCGGCTTATCATGTGGGAGACGTCTGCTCCTTCTGAAGGTGATGGGTCACTTATGGAGGTCAAGATTGCTGAAGGTGCTTCTGCGTTGAAGGTGCTTGGGTAC TTGGAGCTGGGTGTCCACATGCTTCAAATTTGGAAAAGAGTCATCAAG GCTGACACAAATGTGAGCCCAAGATCCATGGTTCCAAGCGTCAAGATCTTAGCGTTAAAGGTTAACTTGGGTGTCTTCAAGGAAATTCAAATGCTGGTCAACTTCATCAGATGCTTTCCTAATATTGAGACCCTACACGTGGAG TCTGCTCGAGCTGGTGAACCTACTGGAAATAACTATATTGAGTTCTTTAAGGAGCTCGATCCTATAGAGTGTGTCCAGTCACACATCAAAATGATGGTTCTCCATGAGATCTATGGTGATCTTAAGTGA
- the LOC117856375 gene encoding F-box/LRR-repeat protein 13 translates to MPISYLPTSQCRCPLATARQAAGQQPCLLLPITPTNSPPPPPPTKTLVSCRRRPPWTWPANALCAASPSAAGRLSAALLRIVASRLPVKDAERVIALFPRWRRAWRSVPLVLDDTHLVIAGVHETVPAVDHLLTAHPGPFRTVRLTFSFFGDLDGEDELARWPRLLAAKGVQELFFINPPPPIDMRLPADILRCTELRRLYLGFWEFPDTRCLTDGAGVFPHLREFVLLNTRIEDRDLDHMLTSSPALETLALVLSYGLPQHVRLRGQNLRCALFWLSMADELAVVDAPRLERLLMWLTTTPCVLGDSDSDDEPPIRVRIACAPELKVLGYLDTRIHQLQIGNTIIKVLCYDVIFSRMITQRLAVCLYMCLIHELYCRLTRRRAQAS, encoded by the coding sequence ATGCCCATTAGCTACCTCCCCACTTCCCAGTGTCGGTGCCCACTGGCCACTGCCCGGCAGGCGGCGGGACAGCAGCCGTGCCTTCTCCTCCCCATCACCCCTACCAATtccccaccgcctccacccccaACCAAAACCCTCGTCTcctgccggcgccggccaccATGGACCTGGCCCGCCAATGCGCTATGCGCTGCCTCCCCGTCCGCGGCCGGCAGGCtctccgccgcgctcctccGCATCGTCGCCTCCCGCCTCCCCGTCAAGGACGCCGAGCGCGTCATCGCGCTTTTCCCCAGGTGGCGCCGCGCCTGGCGCTCCGTGCCGCTCGTCCTCGACGACACGCACCTCGTCATCGCCGGCGTGCACGAGACCGTTCCCGCCGTGGACCACCTCCTCACCGCCCACCCCGGTCCGTTCCGCACCGTACGCCTCACCTTCAGCTTCTTCGGGGACCTCGACGGCGAGGATGAACTCGCCCGGTGGCCGCGACTCCTCGCTGCGAAGGGCGTGCAGGAGCTCTTCTTCatcaacccgccgccgcccatcgaCATGCGCCTCCCCGCCGACATCCTCCGCTGCAccgagctccgccgcctctACCTCGGATTCTGGGAGTTCCCGGACACCCGCTGCCTCACCGACGGCGCTGGCGTCTTCCCCCACCTCCGGGAGTTCGTCCTCCTCAACACCCGCATCGAGGACCGCGACCTCGACCACATGCTCACTTCCAGTCCCGCGCTCGAGACGCTCGCGCTCGTCTTGAGCTACGGCCTGCCACAGCATGTCCGCCTTCGTGGCCAAAACCTCCGGTGCGCGCTCTTCTGGCTGTCCATGGCCGACGAACTCGCGGTGGTGGACGCGCCTCGCCTGGAGCGGCTCCTCATGTGGCTTACGACTACTCCTTGTGTACTTGGCGACTCTGACTCTGATGACGAGCCACCTATCAGGGTAAGGATTGCTTGTGCTCCTGAGCTGAAGGTGCTTGGGTACTTGGATACCAGAATCCACCAGCTTCAAATTGGAAACACCATCATCAAGGTGCTGTGTTATGATGTGATATTCTCGCGCATGATCACGCAACGACTAGCTGTATGCCTGTACATGTGCTTGATTCATGAATTGTACTGTAGGTTGACACGGAGGCGAGCCCAAGCTTCATGA
- the LOC117856374 gene encoding F-box/FBD/LRR-repeat protein At1g13570 translates to MDAVRQCVLRCLPGAAVTRAGTLSASDDHDGEDRISALPDELLRDVVSRLPIKDAARTAVLSPRWRRVWRSTPLVLYDAHLFPDSSEDARVATIHRILAGHPSPLRTVHLVYCFFGIHERELDEWSRFLAAGGVQDLVFICQPPPVDTPLPADILRCTQLRRLYLGFFQFPDTRDLPDGAGVFPYLREFVILNTCIEDRDLGHVLASSPELETLALVVSYGQPKLVRLRGKKLKCVLFWISMADELVVVDAPSLERLIMWHTCPPSRFDESDDEPRMRVRIACAPELEVLGYLELGVHELQIEHTVIKADTKVSPSSMVPSVKILALRVDFSVSTEVQMLASVLRCFPNIETLHVESALADEPTGKHYSEFFEKLSPIECVQNNIKKMVLHKFQGVINEMAFVKFITQRANKLQKLTLVLPDEALVQVGQDLLRALAVPQCASKACTIFLVGPLVERGWNFHRASDLSIDDPFRLEHEHELFHLVSKGE, encoded by the exons aTGGACGCGGTCCGCCAATGCGTCTTGCGCtgcctccccggcgccgccgtcaccaGGGCTGGCACGCTGTCCGCCTCGGACGACCACGACGGCGAGGACCGCATCAGCGCCCTCCCTGACGAGCTCCTCCGCGACGTCGTCTCCCGCCTCCCCATCAAGGACGCCGCGCGCACCGCCGTGCTCTCCCCTCGGTGGCGCCGCGTCTGGCGCTCCACGCCGCTCGTCCTCTACGACGCGCACCTCTTCCCCGACAGCAGCGAGGACGCGCGCGTCGCCACCATTCACCGCATCCTCGCCGGCCACCCGAGCCCGCTCCGCACGGTCCACCTCGTCTACTGCTTCTTCGGGATCCACGAGCGCGAGCTCGACGAGTGGTCGCGATTCCTCGCCGCGGGGGGCGTCCAGGACCTCGTCTTCATCTGCCAGCCACCGCCCGTGGACACGCCCCTCCCCGCCGACATCCTCCGCTGCACCCAGCTCCGTCGCCTCTACCTCGGATTCTTTCAATTCCCGGACACCCGCGATCTCCCCGACGGGGCTGGCGTCTTCCCCTACCTCCGGGAGTTCGTGATCCTCAACACCTGCATCGAGGACCGCGACCTGGGCCACGTGCTCGCTTCCAGCCCCGAGCTCGAGACCCTCGCCCTCGTCGTCAGCTACGGCCAGCCAAAGCTTGTTCGCCTTCGTGGCAAAAAACTCAAGTGCGTCCTCTTTTGGATATCCATGGCGGATGAACTCGTGGTGGTGGATGCGCCTTCCCTGGAGCGGCTTATCATGTGGCatacgtgccctccttctcgattTGATGAGTCTGATGATGAGCCACGCATGAGGGTCAGAATTGCTTGTGCACCTGAGCTGGAGGTGCTTGGGTACCTGGAGCTGGGAGTTCACGAGCTTCAAATTGAGCACACCGTCATCAAG GCTGACACAAAGGTGAGCCCAAGCTCCATGGTTCCAAGTGTCAAGATCTTGGCGTTGAGGGTGGATTTTAGTGTCTCCACGGAAGTTCAGATGCTGGCCAGCGTCCTCAGATGCTTTCCCAACATTGAGACCCTGCATGTGGAG TCTGCTCTAGCTGACGAACCAACTGGCAAGCACTACTCAGAGTTCTTTGAGAAGCTCAGTCCCATTGAATGTGTGCAGAACAACATCAAGAAGATGGTTCTCCATAAGTTTCAAGGGGTTATAAATGAGATGGCATTCGTTAAGTTCATAACACAGAGAGCGAATAAGCTGCAGAAGTTGACACTTGTGTTACCTGATGAAGCACTTGTTCAAGTGGGTCAGGATCTACTGAGAGCTCTAGCTGTTCCGCAATGTGCTAGTAAAGCATGTACGATTTTTCTTGTGGGGCCTTTAGTGGAGCGTGGTTGGAACTTCCACAGGGCATCTGATCTTTCTATCGACGATCCTTTTCGTTTGGAACATGAGCATGAGCTCTTTCATCTTGTTAGTAAGGGAGAATAG
- the LOC140222863 gene encoding uncharacterized protein: MEDQKVWEVIEPAIEMAVDVRKDKKMLKSDFYNMRMKEDESMDQYAGRLSAMSVKYSNLGGTLDDAALVKKLFDTVPEHFITVIAGIEQFFDLSKLAFKEAVDQLKVFEERTLRPIGGATIDGQLLLNQEELEARQKKAVGEGSGKGKSPDTSARG, translated from the exons ATGGAGGACCAGAAGGTCTGGGAGGTGATCGAGCCGGCGATCGAGATGGCCGTTGATGTCAGGAAGGACAAGAAG ATGTTGAAGAGCGACTTCTACAACATGCGCATGAAGGAGGATGAGTCAATGGATCAGTACGCTGGGAGACTGTCAGCCATGTCAGTCAAGTACAGTAACCTGGGCGGTACTCTTGACGATGCTGCGCTCGTGAAGAAGTTGTTCGACACAGTTCCTGAGCATTTCATCACTGTCATCGCCGGCATCGAGCAGTTCTTCGACCTTTCCAAGCTGGCGTTCAAGGAGGCGGTGGACCAACTCAAGGTGTTTGAGGAGCGAACGCTTCGTCCCATAGGGGGCGCGACTATAGACGGGCAACTCCTCCTCAATCAGGAGGAGTTGGAGGCACGCCAGAAGAAAGCGGTCGGCGAGGGCTCCGGCAAGGGCAAGTCACCGGACACGAGTGCTCGTGGCTGA